AACCTGCAGCAGTGTTCAGAAGCTGTTACAAAATGAAAGTCTTGTTTTATGTAGAAAATATTTagatgtgaaagaaaataaaacgtGAAGTGTTGAGATCCTCTCTGGCTGAGTGACAGCTCACTCAGACAAACATCTTGCTGCCggcaaataaagaaaactaaacTCTGTGGTTTAGTTTGTTTCGATTCTTATGATGCTGAAACCTGAAACTGGTTTGAACCATCAAAGTTAAAGTGTTAAAACAGTTCTCCAGTGCTTACTGAAAGAGTGGTGATAATCTGTGTGCGTCCTTAGGGTCAAACACCCAacactacatttcccatgatgcaccggactcctccagagccacagaggactTTATATTACAGGCTGAGGAACTTTACCTTTAAATGAACCTTTAACTTGAACTGTTTTCAGTACACAGTTTGTTGTATGTTTCTCTGGGTGAGCTGTAACCACGGTAACGTCAGTCacctgtaaccatggtaacgTCAGTAacctgtaaccatggtaacgTTAGTCTTGTTTTCTGGCACTCTGTGTTCCTGCATGTTGTTCTGTTATcgatgttttatgttttgatgtgaataaaaaccagaaaaaaacCTCTTTGTTGTTCGTTTTCTGTTTGTCAggttcagaaaatgtttttgtaaatattattttacagttaatgtgtttttaaatgattcaGTTTTAGATTTATTTGATTGTCAGTTTCATCCTAACGatggataaataaagtttgacttTCAAACTGTGACAACTTTATTGTTGGTTGTATTAAACAGTTGTACAAAGCATCCACATGTTTACAGTCAGTAACAAACAGTCACATATAAGTTTAAAAACGTGTGAAAATATTTGAAGCATCTAAGAATAAGACCCTGACAGGTGGCCCGGGGGGTGGAGCCGGACTCtgtggcggtggtgtcagagaggaggatgctgggtaaactacacgccatcttggacagcgtctcccacccactccatgacgtgctggtcaaacaaaggagcaccttcagcggaagactcatccccccacaatgcaccacagagcgccacaggaagtcattcctgcctgtggccatcaaactatttaactcctccctctaagagtcagtctgtttgacccgaagtcactaaactggacattgatcattaacatctctgcaatacttgaataactgtgcaatattctgtgtttcagtttaatttattgatatttattcatacctgtATTACTGCTGTttatatcctccgtctcattataatcttaataagctaaacttaacttggcagttcatgcactattacttatattattacattgtattattacatcctcatacttatcatcaaccggtaaatccagtttgtactttacacttattttaattttatactttatatccactttgtacttcatttgttttctgacctgtattatagtgtattatatattttttgctagtactttctcctgtgtgactgacgtgacagcgagctgctgaaacaaagagtttcccctcggggatcaataacgtatttctgattctggtgCCGGTGCTGTATGAAgtgattattatatattatatacatacgTACGTGTGTTTCAACCGACTGATTACAGATTAAAGTGTCTGTTTTCATTCAGCATCAACAGATTTTCATGTTAAAGGGTTAAACTGAGACAGGCGGCGGGGGCGGGATCACATGCACCTTATCAGGTGTAACCGTGGCAACAGGCAGGAAGCAACAcaaactgtcacacacacagtgttaccaCAGTGATTTTATGATGATATAGAGTTTGatcacaaacatttaaataaaagctgtttgacTTTATTGATACTTGATGACGTCGTTAACGTCAGTTTCTGATAAAAGTTTAAAGTTATAAAAAATCAATATAAACAGATCAGTTTCCTGTAACTGCACTgtttaacataaagactggatacTGCAGTGacgtttattatattattatataattatatttctcttttgtttccttcagctgtttctttattgtttCGTTTTTTCAGTTTATAATTTTCTATAAActttttcacaaataaaaagagaaaatggaaaaattcaaacaggaacaaaatgaaatatacttaaacaaacagagaaataaataaatataaaagtgagacagaaagaagaaaaaggaagagcagtaaaacatataatttggataatttattaaataattcaatccgAGCAGTGACCTGAGCTCACCTGTCCATGACTGCAGGCAGGTGAGAGGTGTGGCCACCAGAGGGCGTCACACAGACTTCAGATGTTGCAGTTGAACGTGATTTTAACGACACTTTGAACGTAATTAACAAGATTAGCGGCACTTTGCCgcacgtctctctctctgcagctcgCCAGATAAAAAAGGCCAAAACGCCCCAAAGAGGAAATTAAAATGACGCTGACGTTTGAATTCTGTCCTTTAAAACTTTTCACAATGAAAACAGGTTTGTTTCTAATgtgattatttaattaaagtgGGAATAATCTAATAAACAATCactctttctgttttgtgtatttaagctttttcatttttattttgttaatcatCATGCGAACAAAATGAAATCACTTTGagttgaatgaaatgattttgCAGTCGCTTCattagagacagaaaacagaaacgtGTTGAACTCTGCCACAGTTTCGCTTTCACAACTTTACTGGATCAGTTTGGAAATCTGTTGAAACACAGAAACCAACATCACATGCAGAATGAGTTACATTACtattattcatatatatatatatataaatataaacgaCCCCCGGCCCCCGTGGGGTGGTGTGTATGAGGCCTGGGACTTTGAGGGTTCTGCAGTATCTCAGCCGACTTCACATGTTGTACCTGGACTCTCCCAGTTTGGGAGTCATGGCCCCCAGTGCTCCCATcaccactggcaccactgttgcttttactctccacatcttttcCAGCTCCTCTTTCTGATCTTGGTGTGTTTCGAGCTTCTCGTTTTCCTTCTTGATGCTGCTGTCGCTTGGGATTGCTGCATCTATCTCCGctgccttcttctgctgcttgTCGATCaacacgatgtctggttggttagccatcaccagtgtgtcagtctggatctggaagtcccacaggatctgaGCTCGGTCAGTCTCAGCTACCTTAGGAGGTGTCTTCCAGTTTGACCCTGGGACCTCCAGCCCAAACTCATGGCAGCTGTTCCTGTACACTCTGCCAGCCACTTGCTTATGGCGCTCCATGCACAGTCTGCACCTGGGGTCCTGTCTGCTGTGGTCGACCCCAGCCTCTGTGGATCTTGTACTGAGCTGCCATGATTAGTGCTTCTGTGCGGTcctgtagtccagccttttccAGCCACTGgcaggatttcttgatatcagccacttcttcTATCTGTCGGTGGTGCATGCTGTGCAGGGGCTTGTCTCTGCATGATGGTTGGTTCATCCTCCTCCTGGACAGTGGTTCCTGACACTCACTAGCAGTTCCATCGGCGGCCTCTTCCTGATGTACTCCTGGCTTTGTAGCCTggacagtctcagggtgctggatttggggtgAAACAGCCTCTGTGCATTGTGAGGAGCTTCCTGCGTCTTGATATCAGTGgcctctgtctcctcctttggccagttTATTGTACCAGCGGAGTATCTGATGACTGGCGGGGCGAATGTGTTGATGGCTCGGATCTTGCTGACTTTTCAGGACCTGCCTTACTCTCTGTAGGTGTTTGGCTGTGGCTGACTTCCTCGCCGCCTCCTCGTGGTTTCCGTTTGCCTGCGGGATCCCAAGGTATCTGTAGCTGTCCTGAACATCTGCAGTGTTGCCTTCAGGTACTTCAGCCCCTCGGTTCTGAtccttttccctctttttgatTCAATCCGACCGACTTGTCCAGTCCGAATGACCTTgttgctgtagatcctggtgatgtggatcagtgagtcgacgTCTCGCTCAGTCCTGGCACACAGCTTGATGTcgtccatgtagaggaggtgatgGTTGATCCACTTCGGAACCGGAATCCGTAGCCACTCTTTGTGATGAtctggctgagggggttcagccAGAACAGCAGGGGATCGTGCATCACCTCGGTATACGCCGCACTTGATGTTCTTGAGTTCTTTATGAAGACCCTTAGAGTCCAGTTGATCTTGTGCATTTCCAACATCCAGTATCATGTCTGTGGCGCTGAGTCGGAGTCTTGGACTCTTGGACCGCTCAGTGTTACACGAGCTTCTTAATGTGCCTACCTCAGGCACGAGTGAAACCGCACCTCCACCGGGTCAACGCGTCAGCTGCTGGTGAACCACGGCAACCAGGAGGagaaatgggctactggaacaagacgttCATGGGCTGgagcagaaatatatataaatcaaCACTTTTATAAGTCTGATAGTAAATGTCTATTTAAACAGCTTCATGtgtataaaatattattattcctaATATAACTGCatataacatttaaatttaatattatttatatccACTGATGTGTTTCTGGTCACTGTCAGTGTATTTACAGTTAAAGATTATGTTCCTGTTTCTAATATAAACAGGATGTATTCTGACGTCattataatctaataataatctgaatttatattttatagtcAGATTGCctcattttgtatttaaaataaacttcatTTCACCATGAACTCCTCATCCCCATGATCGTGAACGCGCCTGACTCCAGGCTCGCTCCCGACATGTTTCGTCATGAGCTCTGATTGGCCGAAAGGATTCCGGTACGCGTGCGCAGTAGTGGAGCGAGGAGGAGTGTGTTTGTTAAGTTTGAGGGAAGTCGAGTCAGAGTGAGAAAAGTTTTATTAGTTTCTATTTAATTAACAAagaaatattctttattttctgctcagagacagacagagagacagacaggcagagagagagacaggtaaagagagagagacagaaacacactgaaggagagagaagctCCGACATCCAGTTGAAGACACCGGGAGGTCGCAGCGCTCCAAGCCGGGCCAAGGAGCGCGACCGCCGGCATGAAGATCGAGTTCGCCCCGCTGAACGTCCCGCTGCAGAGGAGACTGCAGACCGCCGCCACGCTGCAGTGGGTCTTCTCCTTCCTGGCTCTAGGTAACAcatacctgtctgtctgcctgtctgtctgtctgtctgtctgtctgtctgcctgcctgcctgcctgcctgcctgcctgcctgtctgtctgtctgtctgcctgtctgtctgtctgcctgtctccccacctgtctgtctgtctgtctgcctccccacctgtccacctgtctgtctgtctgtctgtctgtctccccacctgtctgtctgcctgccacctgtctgtctgtctgtctgtctgtctgtctgtctgtctgtctgtctgcctgcctgtctgtccccacctgtctgtctgtctgtctgtctgtctgtctgcctgcctgcctgtctgtctccccacctgtctgtctgtctgtctgtctgtctccccacctgtctgtctgtctgtctgtctgtctgtctcactgtctgcctgcctgtctgcctgtctgtctgtctccccacctgtctgtctgtctcactgtctgtctgtctgtctccccacctgtctgtctgtctccccacctgtctgtctgtctgcctccccacctgtctgtctgtctgcctgcctgtctgcctgcctgcctgtctgtctgcctgtctgtctgtctccccacccacctgtctgtctgtctgtctgtctgtctgtctgtctcaccacctgtctgtctgtctgtctcactgtctgtctccccacctgtctgcctgcctgtctgtctgtctgtctcactgtctgcctgtctgtctgtctcactgtctcactgtctgcctgtctgtctgtctgtctgtctgtctgtctcactgtctcactgtctgcctgtctgtctgtctgtctgtctgtctgtctccccacctgtctgtctgtctcacacacactttcagcacCCATTTGAATCTGCAGTTCGAGTATTGATGagtgattattgattattggtTCTGGACTTAGAGATCATTGATCGCGTTTATGTCTTGACACTAAACCAATCAGTCGTTATCATTAATcactgtcagccaatcagagtggcAGTTCAGGTGCAAACaggaaggatgaatggaaaatgtacagagacattcttgataaaatctgctgccatctgacgaagatgatgaagatgacgaagatgaagatgaaagaTGGAGGACAGTTCTGCAAGACGATGATCCCAAACGCAGCCGAGGAAACTGTTGGTTTCAGAGAGCGGCTCAGCCAATCACCTGACCTGAATCCAATTTAAAATCAATGGAAAGAGctaaagatcagagttcacAGAAGAGATCTGAAGACCGAAATCCCACTTCAGCGAAGCGACTCGATTCTCCACACAGGAGGCGTCCTGGATGTCTCTTTACCTGTCTttctacctgtctctctacctgtctctttaCCTGTCTTTCTACCTGCTTctttacctgtctctctacctgtctctacctgtctctttaCCTGTCTTTCTACCTGCTTctttacctgtctctctacctgtctttctacctgtctctctacctgtctctttaCCTGTCTTTCTACCTGTCTTTCTACCTGCTTctttacctgtctctctacctgtctctctacctgtctctttacctgtctttctacctgtctctctacctgtctttCTACCTGCTTCTTTACCTGTCTTTCTACCTGTCTCTTTACCTGTCTCTTTACCTGCCTCTTTACCTGTCTTTCtacctgtctcctgtctctacctgtctttctacctgtctctttacctgtctctctacctgtctctttacctgtctttctacctgtctttctacctgtctctttacctgtctctctacctgtctctctacctgtctctttacctgtctctctacctgtctctttacctgtctcttctacctgtctctctacctgtctctttacctgtctctctacctgtctctctacctgtctctttacctgtctctctacctgtctttCTACCTGCTTctttacctgtctctctacctgtctttctacctgtctctttacctgtctctctacctgtctctttacctgtctctttacctgtctctttacctgtctctctacctgtctctctacctgtctttctacctgtctctttacctgtctctttacctgtctttctacctgtctttctacctgtctctttacctgtctctttacctgtctacctgtctgtctgtctgatcacctgtctgtctctcagctcagtgctgtctgtctgtctgtctgatcacctgtctgtctctcagctctgtgctgtctgtctgtctgtctgtctgtctatctgatcacctgtctgtctctctgctctgtgctgtctgtctgatcacctgtctgtTTCTcagctctgtgctgtctgtctgtctgatcacctgtctgtctctctgctctgtgctgtctgtctgtctgatcacctgtctgtctctcagctctgtgctgtctgtctgcctgatcacctgtctgtctgtcagctcagtgttgtctgtctgtctgatcacctgtctgtctctcagctctgtgctgtctgtctgtctgtctgtctgatcacctgtctgtctctctgctctgtgctgtCCGTCTGatcgcctgtctgtctctcggctcagctctgtgctgtctgtctgtctgtctgtctgatcacctgtctgtctctctgctctgtgctgtCCGTCTGatcgcctgtctgtctctcggctcagctctgtgctgtctgtctgtctgtctgtctgatcacctgtctgtctctctgctctgtgctgtCCGTCTGatcgcctgtctgtctctcagctcagtgctgtctgtctgatcacctgtctgtctctcagctcaGTGCTGTCTTGCTGCCTTCGTCCTCCTGGCcctctctgattggtggatggtGGCCCTGCTGTATGCTGGTTGGCTATGGTTGGACTGGGACACGCCCACCAGCGGGGGTCGGAGGTCACAGTGGGTCAGGACCTGGAGCGTCTGGGACTACTTCAGGGACTACTTCCCTCTAACGGTAAGGTCAGGTTTATTGATCTGATCGATCAGTACTGATACTGAAGAGATCCATGCCGACCAgtctgattattgattattgatttgtGTCTCCAGCTGGTTAAAACTGCCGATCTGGATCCaaagaaaaactacatttttggATTTCATCCACATGGTGAGAAACACacccgtctgtctgcctgtctacctgtcacttattaatattaccgtccattaatgtattatttattgattattattgttattaggtataaatgaaatgaacctgtaatgttttgtgttgttttcatttacaaacACTTTGATGTTAATTTAAGGTTTTTCAGATTAAGgagtgtattattattgttttcacctacctgtctgtgtgtacctgtctgtctctcaggtgtgCTGGTAGCAGTGTTGACctgtctgtgtgtacctgtctgtctctcaggtgtgCTGGTAGCGGTGTTGACctgtctgtgtgtacctgtctgtctctcaggtgtgCTGTGTGACctgtctgtgtgtacctgtctgtctctgtgtgcctgtctgacctgtctgtctgtgtgtacctgtctgtctctcaggtgtgCTGGTAGCGGtgttgacctgtctgtctgtgtgtacctgtctgtctctcaggtgtgCTGGTAGCAGtgttgacctgtctgtctgtgtgtacctgtctgtctctcaggtgtgCTGGTAGCGGTgttgactgtctgtctgtgtgtacctgtctgtctctgtgctgtacctgtctgtctgtctcctgtttgtctctgtgctgGTAGCAGTGTtgacctgcctgtctgtgtgtacctgtctgtctctcaggtgtgCTGGTAGCAGtgttgacctgtctgtctgtgtgtacctgtctgtctctcaggtgtgCTGGTAGCAGtgttgacctgtctgtctgtgtgtacctgtctgtctctcaggtgtgCTGGTAGCGGtgttgacctgtctgtctgtgtgtacctgtctgtctctcaggtgtgCTGGTAGCAGtgttgacctgtctgtctgtgtgtacctgtctgtctctcaggtgtgCTGGTAGCGGTGTtgacctgcctgtctgtgtgtacctgtctgtctctcaggtgtgCTGGTAGCGGtgttgacctgtctgtctgtgtgtacctgtctgtctctcaggtgtgCTGGTAGCAGtgttgacctgtctgtctgtgtgtacctgtctgtctctcaggtgtgCTGGTAGCAGGGGGGTTTGGGAACTTCTGTACGGAGGCGACAGGTTTTTCTCGTCTGTTTCCTGGACTGAAGCCTCACCTGCTGATGCTGCCGTTCTGGTTCAGAGTCCCGCTCTTCAGAGACTATATCATGTGTGGAGGtatacacctgtctgtctgtctgtctgtctgtctacctgtctgactgactgtctgtctgtctgtctgtttgtctaaCAGAGATCTAATAAATGTCATCATCAGTCAGTTATTAGAGGATCTGCTGTTTCGTAACGTAGGGGACAGTCTCTACCTCAGGtgttctttgtcttcttcaCCGCCCCGCtaaatgtggattcatccgccgctggaaatagtccccaacagatgcactgtttcctcctgttggtctgataaaaactacagcgagcagctgtttgaggaaactactgagcctttttaaacaggaaactatagatctgtgtttttaaagatcttcagcaggaaccaatgggctcgcagctgagcgccgcagacaggaagtgagacggtactgagagacggaccgacaTGTTGCTGGTTTATAGATATCGGTAGATATCGGTTTAGACGTTATAAAACAGCAGATTTTCTAATAAAAGATGAAACTGAAACTCGTCACAGTGACTTAAGAACATTTACAGAACCAGGTTCagctctggaagaggttttggATTCTGGTGCTCTCACTCAGTCGGAGTTTCTCAATCAGCTGTTTGTACAGCTCTGAGTAAACACTGTGTCACAGGTCAGTCAGGAGGAGGCAGAAagctgctctctgattggctatcGGAGCAGCGTCACATGGGTTCATTTGTTCCAGATCTGCAGCGATCGATCAGTTTCATCATCAGTCCTGAAGTGATCACTTCGTGTCACAGCTGTTTTCTCCTCAGAGTGAGGACTCGCTGCGCTCTCTGCTCTGTGCGTTCAGGTTAAATGTGACATCTGACTCACCTGTGTGAGGAAACAGGGTCATGTGACTGGCCGTCAGTATATAGGATTGTATATTTCTTTCACGATGTTTTTCATGGGTTCAACAAAGTGTCGTAACGTTGTGACAAAGTGTTTATGAGCTGCTCCATGTTACCTTTCATCTCCAACCAGactccatttaaaaaacatgtaaattacACTCTGGTTAGTTAGTCCAGATATGCAGAATATTACAGTAAAGTGTATTTTCCACAGGAAGATCAGCCTGCGGCAGATGATCATTAAGTAGCTGTTGGAtccataaataaatgttttccatCAATAGATTAAGTGCAGAAGAAATAGTCCTCAGCAGTAATATGAGTTTAATTTCATAATTATTATACTTGttctgtgtttaattaattcattaattaattatgattAATAAACTGATTTGAGTTGTGAGAAGaagaaactgaactgaatagATTCTGATCACATGATGTGAAacaccacctgtctgtctctcacctgtctgtctgtcaatataaacctgtctgtctctcacctgtctgtctgtcagtataaacctgtctgtctctcacctgtctgcctgacaatgtaaacctgtctgtctctcacctgtctgcctgacaatgtaaacctgtctgtctctcactggaCTGCCTGTCAAtgtaaacctgtctgtctctcacctgtctgcctgacaatgtaaacctgtctgtctctcactggaCTGCCTGTCAGtataaacctgtctgtctctcacctgtctgcctgtcagtataaacctgtctgtctctcacctgtctgtctgtctgtcaatataaacctgtctgtctctcacctgtctgcctgtcagtataaacctgtctgtctctcacctgtctgcctgtctgtcaatataaacctgtctgtctctcacctgtctgcctgtcagtataaacctgtctgtctctcacctgtctgtctgtctgtcaatataaacctgtctgtctctcacctgtctgcctgtcagtataaacctgtctgtctctcacctgtctgcctgtccgtataaacctgtctgtctctcacctgtctgcctgtccgtataaacctgtctgtctctcacctgtctgcctgtcaatataaacctgtctgtctctcacctgtctgcctgacaataaacctgtctgtctctcacctgtctgcctgtcagtataaacctgtctgtctctcacctgtctgtctgtcaggccTGGTGTCGAGCTGTAAGTCCAGCCTGTCGTACCTGGTCAGTCGTCCTGAAGGAGGTAATGTCGCTGTCATTGCGGTGGGCGGAGCTCCGGAGGCTCTGGACGCTCGACCGGGAGCTTTAACACTACAGGTACATtatgaatttattattattattattacttaatgaATTTGATCCGACACACAGTGGCTGACTGAGGTCTTCTGCTTTATATATTATCTAATAACCAGAGCAGAGATCAGTCTCCCGATCAGGTTTCAGGTCGAGTTCAGGACGTTTTGTTGTGTAAAACTCCAGACGACTTATTAAGAAATGTCTGTCTTTCATTGTGTTGCAAGTATCTAACAATGTCCAGTgggaacagacaggcagtcagacagacaggcagagtgcAGTCGTTGTGTTGCATCagtaatggatgaaataaagagAAGCTTCTTAAATTCCCCCGTGACTCAGTGAGACTTCTGCAATGTGGAAACATCAGCAGCGGTTCATGAGTTCAAACTGAGCCTCGTTCTGACGTCAGTGTCACtaaattcagttttatcatCACTTAATTAAAACAGGTTGCAGCTCACAAACTAGTTGTCACGTAGAGATGAGTTGTTATGAATATTTACAGCCACTAACTGCAggtgtagctgctgttagctaactgaaccaacgtagaaaaggtttcagtcttagtcgtctggacactgttttcagaatcaagacgtttcggctcccatccggaagtcattctcaattgtgaaaaaatgggacgggaactcagaaatttaagctactctgtgttgcataagccccgccctcaggaaggagtctacctgagtatctgttgattagctagtttcacctgaaactgacctaattgtttccatgatggcccagtaatcagtaatcaggcctattgatttctggctgcacctccctcatcactgttaagtacctgattagcatgtgattggcttgaccacggtgttaatacactgtggtaaactttgggcagattgaatctcagaccaccatttgtgttcaaagaggggttttcttttttcacaaaaatggcttccttgacgccccgttcaaaccaactcttctctctacttagactcttcacctcgctgtcttcaaatgtgcggtttgtagcttttagatgcagatgcacggcgctctgcaatcctgagttagtgtgtcgtctgtgctgataaagtcttttgtgaagtggctgtttggtctcacctatgtaccgttctttgcaccCAGcatgtgctgtaatggatgtatgtgctgtatgttgtaatccggacattacaacatagagcccaagaagtgctcaccggctcagagggtaagaagaaagaggaaaggcatgtccagagtgCACTCtaagcctgtggttatcctacttgggctatcaacaaagttaaaagagccaaaaaacaggacaaaaggggaacagaaccaagaaggaacggtgtctccatcccttatgtatctggactgtctgaaaaactacaaaggatctttagacagcacgatgttcctgttttctttaaaccaggcaacactttaagacagaaactcgttcaccctaaggacaagatgcccacacagaaacagagcaatgtagtttactccattcaatgcagtgaggaaaactgcaaagaacggtacataggtgagaccaaacagccgcttcacaaaagactttatcagcacagacgacacgctaac
This sequence is a window from Siniperca chuatsi isolate FFG_IHB_CAS linkage group LG22, ASM2008510v1, whole genome shotgun sequence. Protein-coding genes within it:
- the mogat3a gene encoding 2-acylglycerol O-acyltransferase 2-A; the encoded protein is MKIEFAPLNVPLQRRLQTAATLQWVFSFLALAQCCLAAFVLLALSDWWMVALLYAGWLWLDWDTPTSGGRRSQWVRTWSVWDYFRDYFPLTLVKTADLDPKKNYIFGFHPHGVLVAGGFGNFCTEATGFSRLFPGLKPHLLMLPFWFRVPLFRDYIMCGGLVSSCKSSLSYLVSRPEGGNVAVIAVGGAPEALDARPGALTLQVRNRKGFIKLALKHGAQLVPVFSFGENELFDQMENPTGSPLRKLQNRLQSIMGVAMPLFHARGVFQYSFGLMPYRKPIHTVVGKPISVVQTPSPSSEDIECLHEVYLQSLTELFEQHKHTYGLNEHQHLTFI